The Candidatus Nitronereus thalassa genome includes the window AGACAACAGGACACGCCGCAGAGAATTTCCAATGGTCGTTCCAAATCCGCGTTCGAATGGTTCAGCGGTGAACTTCCCATAGGTGGCAGAGGCCGTGTCTTTTTCCAACTCCAGCCGCATCGGCAGCTGAAAATCTTTCATCCCTTTGCTCATTACGCCCCCCTTCGCCTCATCTGTCTATTGCAAAAAATTCATCAACCAGTTTCTTGCTTGAAAAATAATTATTGGAACCTTATCGAGAGTACAACTCGACGATAACCTGTTCATTAACGGGCGCCCCAATATCATCCTTGGCTGGCAAGGCATTAATCGTCCCACGAAACGCCTCGCGATCGACATCAATCCAATTGGGGGCTCCCCGCCCTTCCGTGACTTCTAACGCACTTTTTATCGCCAACAGTTCATGACTTTTGGGTTTGACCGAAATCACATCACCCACCGAAGTCGTAATGGAAGCAATGTCGGCCTTCTTTCCATTCAACAGAATATGCCCATGATTCACCAACTGCCGAGCTTGCTTTCTTGATAGGGCAAAGCCGATTCGATAGACCACATTATCCAAGCGTTGCTCCAGCAAACGCAGAAGGTTTTCACCCGTCACACCGCCCTGACGTTCGGCTCGCTTAAACACCCCACGGAACTGACGTTCGAGCATGCCATACATACGCCGTAATTTTTGTTTTTCTCGAAGCTGCGCACTATAGTCGGTTACCCGTGATCGGCCTTGTCCGTGTTGTCCCGGAGGATAACTCCGTCGCTCAATCGCACATTTGTCCGTCATGCACCGCGTTCCTTTGAGAAAGAGCTTGACGCCCTCTCGCCGACAAATCCTACACACTGGTCCCGTATAATTCGCCACGTCGTATTCCTTTCACCTAAAACTCAGCCATGTTAGGCCGCCATTTACTTTCTTTCGTTGTTCAGGAAAATCCTAGTTACACCCTTCGTCGCTTCGGAGGACGACACCCATTATGCGGGATAGGGGTTACATCACGAATTAAAGTGACACGCAAGCCCACTGATTGCAAAGCTCGAACAGCTGATTCCCGGCCTGATCCCGGACCATTGACATACACGTCAATTTGCCGCATCCCATGTTCCATGGCTTTTCGTCCCGCAGTTTCTCCCGCTTTGGTTGCAGCAAACGGTGTGCTTTTTCGAGACCCCTTAAACCCCAAACTACCTGAGCTCGACCAGGACACCGTATTTCCACCCATGTCCGTAATTGTCACCAACGTATTATTAAAGGATGCTTGGACATGTGCAATTCCGGCCTGAACAATTTTTTTCTCTTTTTTTCGCCCCTTACTCACACTCATGAATTCACCCTTATTAAAATCTTATTTCTTGCGACCAATCGCGGCTCGCTTCCCTTTTCGGGTTCGAGCATTAGTTTTCGTTCGCTGTCCACGAAGGGGCAGCCCTTTTCGATGACGGAGCCCTCGAT containing:
- the rpsD gene encoding 30S ribosomal protein S4 — protein: MANYTGPVCRICRREGVKLFLKGTRCMTDKCAIERRSYPPGQHGQGRSRVTDYSAQLREKQKLRRMYGMLERQFRGVFKRAERQGGVTGENLLRLLEQRLDNVVYRIGFALSRKQARQLVNHGHILLNGKKADIASITTSVGDVISVKPKSHELLAIKSALEVTEGRGAPNWIDVDREAFRGTINALPAKDDIGAPVNEQVIVELYSR
- the rpsK gene encoding 30S ribosomal protein S11, with the protein product MSVSKGRKKEKKIVQAGIAHVQASFNNTLVTITDMGGNTVSWSSSGSLGFKGSRKSTPFAATKAGETAGRKAMEHGMRQIDVYVNGPGSGRESAVRALQSVGLRVTLIRDVTPIPHNGCRPPKRRRV